The window gtcgcAACCCCcggcctccccccccaaccaacagtCAACTTCTCCGACGACAACTCCCTCGTCaccgccaccctccccaccggcgAGTCCATCACCGTCCTCCTCTACGGCGCCACCGTCATCTCCTGGAAggactcctcctcgacagaaAAGCTCTGGCTctcctcagccgccaagcTTGACGGCACCAAGCCCGTCCGAGGCGGCATCCCCCTCGTCTTCCCCGTCTTCGGGCCCCCTCCCGCCGATCACGCTCagacctcctccctcccgcaGCACGGCTTCGCCCGGACGTCCAGGTGGGAATTCCTCGGCAAATCCACCAGCGAGAGCTCGGGCGATCAGCAAACGGGGGACCTGTCCGTCAAGCTTGATTTCGGCCTCTCCAGCGCGGCGGACGGGCTGGATCCACAGGGCAAGGCGGCCTGGCCGTTCAAGTTCAACCTGATCTACAGCGTGACGCTGAACAGGAGGGATCTGACGACgagcttggtggtgacgaatgatgatgagagggcGTTTGATTGCCAGGTTTTGATGCATACTTATCTCAAGGTTAAGGTACGCTTCTTTATTCTTCCCGTCTGAAGCAAGAGAGAAACGCTGACAATAATGAAAAACAGGACATCACAAACGTTACCATTTCCGGCCTCGACAGCTCATCCTATGTCGACAAGGTTGACGCTGCCTCGACAAAGACACAGTCGGGGGAGATTAGGATTGAGGGCGAGACGGACAGGGTGTACACCGCCGATGGGCCGGTGACTGTGTCCGAGGGCGGCAAGACTCTCTTTACCGTCACGAGGGACAACCTCTCCAACGTGGTTGTGTGGAACCCCTGGGTCGAAAAGGCCAAGGGCATGGGTGATTTCGAGCCAAAGGATGGGTACAAGGAGATGCTCTGTGTTGAGCCAGGGTCGGTAGGCGGCTGGCAGAcgctggagaagggggatgcGTTTGAGGGAGCGCAGACGATCGCTTTGGGGGCTTGACTGAGGGCTGTTCTCTGAGAGTAGGGAACGATGATATGACCGGATGTGATGATGAATTCAGCCATgtgattttctttttgggaaGACGATGTGATGTTTGATTTCGGTGTGATTTGGTGTTATTTCTAGACAAGTATAAAACACATTCTAGCAAACTGATCATTGTTCAAGAGACATGGTGCAAGCCATTGCAAGATAGGTAAAACATAAAATCAAATTCTATCAAGCAGAAGACATGAAACGATATCCAAAAGACGTCTATAAACTGATCATTGAAATCCCCGCGAAGCCCCCCCCAGGTAACTAGCCAAGCGGACATCGTTTGCGTGCCGCTGCAGCGCCTCCCGCATCTTCTGGCCATACGCCTGCTCCTGAGCCTGCAGCTGCAGCTCCTCTGGGGTCGCAGACTgctcttcccccttttcaaaATCACTAGGCCCAAACCCAGGCTGGCTGGAAAAACCCAGCAGCCCCAGCTTCTCCCCCGTCCAGAAAACCAAGTCATTGTTATTGACCTGGGCTTCGCCACCACTGAACAAAGCCGCGGCCCTTGTTGCAAGCAGCTTCCGCGCCAGGTCGCCCGAGCCAGGCATCGAGGCAAAAATTGACGGTCCCTCCGTTCTCTCGCTGTGTCCGATTCTGTGCCGGCGCACCTCGGTGAAGCCGT is drawn from Podospora pseudocomata strain CBS 415.72m chromosome 1 map unlocalized CBS415.72m_1, whole genome shotgun sequence and contains these coding sequences:
- a CDS encoding uncharacterized protein (COG:G; EggNog:ENOG503NX4X), with product MVERPNKPSSLVATPGLPPQPTVNFSDDNSLVTATLPTGESITVLLYGATVISWKDSSSTEKLWLSSAAKLDGTKPVRGGIPLVFPVFGPPPADHAQTSSLPQHGFARTSRWEFLGKSTSESSGDQQTGDLSVKLDFGLSSAADGLDPQGKAAWPFKFNLIYSVTLNRRDLTTSLVVTNDDERAFDCQVLMHTYLKVKDITNVTISGLDSSSYVDKVDAASTKTQSGEIRIEGETDRVYTADGPVTVSEGGKTLFTVTRDNLSNVVVWNPWVEKAKGMGDFEPKDGYKEMLCVEPGSVGGWQTLEKGDAFEGAQTIALGA